One window from the genome of Enterococcus haemoperoxidus ATCC BAA-382 encodes:
- a CDS encoding hemolysin family protein → MNNADPESQSLIAQILLLVVLTLINAFLAASEIAVVSVNKNRVEQKAEEGDAKAKKLLKVLQDPTSFLSTIQVGITLVNILSGASLADSLSAKLAPVLGGGAAAKNIANIIILALLTYVSIVFGELYPKRIAMNKSEEVAQATSGFVRVIGVVAKPFVWLLSASTDLLSKLTPMKFDDADSKMTRDEMRYMLESEGVLDNDELEMLQGVFSLDTKVAREVMVPRTDAFMIDIEDDIQKNIDAVLSENYSRIPVYNEDKDKIVGVLHTKNLLKAAHKLGFDKIQLKNIIQEPLFVPETIFIDDLLYELKRTQNQMAILLDEYGGVVGLATLEDLLEEIVGEIDDETDEVENLYSKINDHEYLIQGRMLIDEFNEAFGTDLHMSDVDTMAGYLITALGTIPDEGEKLSFDVGNITLTSEEMEGTRVLALKVVFHDEEIVDEEPEEYRRFFRKEMEDDEPRR, encoded by the coding sequence ATGAATAATGCTGACCCCGAGAGTCAGTCGCTTATCGCGCAAATTTTGCTATTGGTTGTTTTGACATTGATCAACGCTTTTCTTGCAGCTTCAGAAATTGCGGTAGTTTCTGTAAATAAGAATCGTGTCGAACAAAAGGCAGAAGAAGGAGATGCAAAAGCTAAGAAATTATTAAAAGTTTTGCAAGATCCTACAAGCTTTTTATCGACGATCCAAGTTGGTATCACTTTAGTCAATATTTTATCTGGTGCCTCATTAGCTGATTCATTATCAGCAAAATTAGCTCCTGTTCTAGGCGGCGGTGCTGCTGCAAAAAATATTGCAAATATTATTATTTTAGCGTTGTTGACTTATGTATCAATCGTTTTTGGTGAGTTGTATCCAAAACGAATTGCTATGAATAAATCAGAAGAAGTAGCTCAAGCTACATCGGGTTTTGTTCGTGTTATAGGTGTTGTGGCCAAACCATTCGTATGGTTATTATCAGCTTCAACAGATCTACTTTCAAAACTTACACCGATGAAATTTGATGATGCCGATTCAAAAATGACACGTGATGAAATGCGTTATATGTTGGAATCAGAAGGTGTTTTAGATAACGATGAATTAGAAATGCTTCAAGGTGTCTTTTCTTTAGATACAAAAGTTGCTCGTGAAGTAATGGTTCCTCGTACAGATGCTTTTATGATCGATATTGAAGATGACATTCAAAAAAATATCGATGCCGTTTTATCAGAAAACTATTCAAGAATTCCAGTTTACAATGAAGACAAAGACAAAATCGTTGGAGTTCTTCATACTAAAAATTTATTAAAAGCAGCCCATAAATTAGGCTTTGACAAAATTCAATTAAAAAATATTATACAAGAACCGCTCTTTGTCCCGGAAACGATTTTTATCGATGATCTATTGTATGAGCTAAAAAGAACCCAAAATCAAATGGCTATTTTATTAGACGAATATGGCGGCGTGGTTGGTTTAGCTACATTAGAAGATCTATTAGAGGAAATCGTTGGAGAAATCGATGATGAGACAGATGAAGTAGAAAATTTATACTCTAAGATTAATGATCACGAGTATTTAATTCAAGGAAGAATGCTGATAGATGAATTCAATGAAGCATTTGGAACAGATTTGCATATGAGTGATGTTGATACAATGGCGGGATACTTGATTACAGCATTAGGCACAATTCCTGATGAAGGTGAGAAGTTGTCATTTGACGTTGGAAATATCACACTGACTTCTGAAGAGATGGAAGGAACAAGAGTTTTAGCATTAAAAGTGGTTTTCCATGATGAAGAAATCGTTGATGAAGAACCAGAAGAATACCGTCGCTTTTTCCGTAAAGAAATGGAAGATGACGAACCAAGAAGATAA
- a CDS encoding DUF1827 family protein, with product MKLVNVTNSYKQLVNKQLENTDAYFVKVYSAGNTTVVYSEATQHAEILVVNKKRAVRKTEINEILTYFLKRIPKEKYDRDQISIIELKDVIEISIPMTSSLIEN from the coding sequence ATGAAATTAGTCAATGTAACTAACAGTTACAAACAGTTAGTCAATAAACAACTAGAAAATACCGATGCATACTTTGTCAAAGTTTATTCAGCGGGTAACACGACCGTCGTTTATTCAGAAGCTACTCAACATGCTGAAATCTTGGTTGTAAATAAAAAACGTGCTGTTCGTAAAACTGAAATCAATGAAATTCTAACTTACTTCTTGAAACGTATTCCAAAAGAAAAATACGACCGTGATCAAATTTCAATTATTGAATTAAAAGACGTTATAGAAATTTCGATTCCGATGACTTCTAGTCTTATTGAAAATTAG
- a CDS encoding ATP-dependent Clp protease ATP-binding subunit has translation MICQNCQQNPATIHLYANVNGQRKQLDYCQSCYQKLKAQANDNQPTMSQQDPFGFGSLDDLYRSLSRQMQEQQGNPNGQIPPTQFGDGNGFNGGQPPRGGAGQSNGLLGEYGINITEAARNGNIDPVVGRDEEIKRVIEILNRRTKNNPVLIGEPGVGKTAVVEGLAQKIVDGDVPQKLLDKEVIRLDVVSLVQGTGIRGQFEERMQKLIEEIKQAENVILFIDEVHEIVGAGSAGDGNMDAGNILKPALARGELQMVGATTLNEYRIIEKDAALERRMQPVRVDEPTVDETIAILKGLQKRYEDYHHVKYTDEAIKAAAILSNRYIQDRFLPDKAIDLLDESGSKMNLTIQIVDPKTIEKKLADAEQQKQQASAEEDFEKAAYYRDQINKLQTMKDKQISDEETPVIDEKNIEAIVEQKTGIPVGDLKEKEQTQLKNLAVDLKAHVVGQDDAVDKVSKAIRRNRVGLGKQNRPIGSFLFVGPTGVGKTELAKQLAYELFGSEDSMIRFDMSEYMEKHSVSKLIGSPPGYVGYDEAGQLTEKVRRNPYSLILLDEIEKAHPDVLHMFLQILDDGRLTDAQGRTVSFKDTIIIMTSNAGTGNVEANVGFGAARAGLTKSVLGQLNNFFTPEFLNRFDGIIEFKALSKENLMNIVSLMLDDVNNLLAHQKIHIDVPTDVKEKLVDLGYDPAMGARPLRRTIQEQIEDGIAEYFLDHPEEHQLIAKLNDDGKIIVTGEIAVDPNENNDTTSEEE, from the coding sequence ATGATTTGTCAAAATTGTCAACAAAATCCAGCAACGATTCATTTGTACGCAAATGTTAATGGCCAAAGAAAACAATTGGACTATTGCCAAAGTTGCTATCAAAAATTAAAAGCACAAGCAAATGATAATCAACCAACAATGTCTCAACAAGATCCATTTGGTTTTGGAAGTTTAGATGATTTATACCGCTCACTGTCTCGTCAAATGCAAGAACAGCAAGGGAATCCTAACGGTCAAATCCCTCCTACTCAATTTGGGGACGGAAATGGCTTTAACGGAGGTCAACCGCCAAGAGGAGGGGCAGGTCAATCTAACGGGCTATTAGGTGAATATGGCATCAACATTACAGAAGCAGCTAGAAACGGCAACATTGATCCTGTCGTTGGCCGTGATGAAGAAATCAAACGTGTGATTGAAATCCTAAATCGCCGCACGAAGAATAATCCTGTCTTGATTGGTGAACCTGGTGTCGGTAAAACTGCCGTTGTTGAAGGTTTAGCACAAAAAATCGTAGATGGCGATGTACCGCAAAAATTATTGGACAAAGAAGTTATTCGTTTAGATGTGGTTTCTTTAGTGCAAGGAACTGGAATCCGTGGTCAATTTGAAGAACGTATGCAAAAATTGATCGAAGAAATCAAGCAAGCAGAGAATGTCATTTTATTCATCGATGAAGTCCATGAAATCGTTGGAGCAGGTTCTGCAGGTGATGGTAACATGGATGCAGGGAATATTTTGAAACCTGCACTTGCTCGTGGTGAGTTGCAAATGGTTGGAGCAACAACATTAAACGAATACCGCATCATCGAAAAAGACGCTGCTTTAGAACGTCGGATGCAACCGGTTCGTGTAGATGAACCGACAGTAGATGAAACAATCGCTATACTTAAAGGTTTGCAAAAACGCTATGAAGACTATCATCATGTGAAATACACTGATGAAGCGATCAAAGCAGCCGCAATCTTATCGAATCGTTATATCCAAGACCGCTTCTTGCCTGATAAAGCGATTGATTTGTTAGATGAATCCGGTTCTAAAATGAACTTGACGATCCAAATCGTCGATCCTAAAACAATCGAAAAGAAACTAGCAGATGCCGAACAACAAAAACAACAAGCTTCAGCAGAAGAAGATTTTGAAAAAGCGGCTTACTACCGTGACCAAATCAATAAATTACAAACAATGAAAGACAAACAAATCAGCGATGAAGAAACACCTGTGATCGATGAAAAAAATATTGAAGCAATTGTCGAACAAAAAACAGGTATTCCTGTCGGTGATTTAAAAGAAAAAGAACAAACACAATTAAAAAACTTAGCTGTCGATTTAAAAGCACATGTTGTTGGACAAGATGATGCAGTCGACAAAGTATCTAAAGCAATTCGACGTAATCGCGTTGGTTTAGGCAAACAAAACAGACCTATCGGCTCATTCTTATTTGTAGGACCAACCGGTGTTGGTAAAACTGAATTAGCGAAACAATTAGCATATGAATTATTCGGCTCAGAAGATTCAATGATTCGTTTTGATATGAGTGAATACATGGAAAAACACAGTGTATCTAAATTGATTGGTTCACCTCCAGGTTATGTTGGTTACGATGAAGCAGGACAATTAACTGAAAAAGTACGTCGTAATCCATACAGCTTAATCCTATTGGATGAAATCGAAAAAGCGCATCCGGATGTCTTGCATATGTTCTTACAAATCCTTGATGATGGTCGTTTAACAGATGCACAAGGCAGAACAGTCAGCTTCAAAGATACGATCATTATCATGACCAGTAATGCTGGAACTGGTAATGTAGAAGCAAATGTCGGCTTTGGTGCTGCCCGCGCAGGACTTACAAAATCTGTTTTAGGACAGTTAAATAATTTCTTCACACCTGAATTCTTGAACCGTTTTGATGGAATCATTGAATTTAAGGCGTTGAGTAAAGAAAACTTGATGAACATTGTTAGCTTGATGTTAGATGACGTCAATAATTTACTTGCTCATCAAAAAATCCATATTGATGTTCCTACAGATGTCAAAGAAAAATTAGTTGATTTAGGCTATGACCCTGCAATGGGTGCACGCCCTCTTCGTCGGACAATCCAAGAACAAATCGAAGACGGTATTGCTGAGTATTTCCTAGATCATCCAGAAGAACATCAATTGATCGCCAAACTAAACGATGATGGAAAAATTATTGTTACTGGAGAAATCGCTGTAGATCCCAACGAGAATAACGACACTACATCAGAAGAAGAATAA
- a CDS encoding peptide chain release factor 3 produces the protein MNNPHLKEQVDSRRTFAIISHPDAGKTTITEQLLLFGGAIRQAGTVKGKKTGNFAKSDWMEIEKQRGISVTSSVMQFDYDGKRVNILDTPGHEDFSEDTYRTLMAVDSAVMVIDSAKGIEAQTKKLFQVVKKRGIPIFTFINKLDRDGREPLELLEELEELLDIESYPMNWPIGMGKGLEGLYDIYNKRVEVYRPENNNGERFIPLVDGDIPSDLPLHKDSVYKQVLEEVELLVEAGDEFDTEKIARGDQTPVFFGSALTNFGVQTMLETFLQFAPSPYGHKTEEGEEVSPYEEEFSGFVFKIQANMNPAHRDRIAFVRICSGTFERGMDVTLGRTGKKIKLSNVTQFMADARENVEEAVAGDIIGIYDTGNYQIGDTLFEGKLKVQYEELPSFTPELFMKVSAKNVMKQKSFHKGINQLVQEGAIQLYKTYLTEEYILGAVGQLQFEVFQHRMLNEYNAEVIMTPMGSKIARWIDPADLDERMSSSRNILARDRFDQPLFLFENQFAMRWFADKYPDVELKSLM, from the coding sequence ATGAATAATCCACATTTAAAAGAACAAGTAGATAGCCGTCGTACGTTTGCGATTATTTCCCATCCGGATGCTGGTAAAACAACGATTACAGAACAGCTTTTATTATTTGGTGGAGCAATCCGTCAAGCAGGTACTGTCAAGGGAAAGAAAACAGGAAACTTTGCAAAATCTGACTGGATGGAAATCGAAAAACAAAGAGGCATTTCCGTAACCAGTTCTGTGATGCAGTTTGACTATGATGGAAAACGTGTGAACATTCTGGATACACCTGGACACGAAGACTTTTCAGAAGATACGTACCGAACGTTGATGGCCGTGGATAGTGCTGTCATGGTGATCGATAGCGCCAAAGGGATTGAAGCTCAAACAAAGAAATTATTCCAAGTTGTCAAAAAACGTGGAATACCGATTTTTACCTTTATCAATAAATTAGATAGAGATGGTCGTGAACCGTTAGAGTTGCTTGAAGAATTAGAAGAATTGCTAGATATCGAATCTTACCCAATGAACTGGCCGATCGGTATGGGAAAAGGCTTGGAAGGATTATATGATATCTACAACAAGCGTGTAGAAGTTTATCGACCTGAAAATAATAATGGAGAACGTTTCATTCCATTAGTAGATGGTGATATTCCAAGTGATTTACCGTTGCATAAAGATAGTGTGTACAAACAAGTATTAGAAGAAGTTGAATTGTTGGTTGAAGCAGGAGACGAGTTTGATACGGAAAAAATTGCTCGCGGCGATCAAACGCCAGTTTTCTTTGGTTCAGCGTTAACTAACTTTGGTGTACAAACAATGCTAGAAACATTCTTACAATTTGCGCCATCACCTTATGGTCATAAGACAGAAGAGGGAGAAGAAGTTAGCCCTTATGAAGAAGAGTTTTCAGGTTTTGTCTTTAAAATTCAGGCAAACATGAATCCTGCCCACCGAGATCGAATTGCTTTTGTCCGTATCTGTTCAGGTACTTTTGAACGTGGAATGGACGTGACACTTGGCAGAACTGGTAAAAAAATCAAATTAAGTAACGTAACCCAATTTATGGCTGATGCTAGAGAAAATGTAGAAGAAGCTGTAGCGGGGGATATTATCGGAATCTACGATACGGGTAATTATCAAATTGGGGATACATTATTTGAAGGAAAATTAAAAGTTCAGTACGAAGAGTTACCTTCATTTACACCAGAGTTATTTATGAAAGTTAGTGCCAAAAATGTGATGAAACAAAAATCATTCCATAAAGGGATTAATCAACTCGTTCAAGAAGGTGCAATCCAATTATATAAAACGTATTTAACAGAAGAATATATTCTTGGCGCGGTAGGTCAATTGCAGTTTGAAGTGTTCCAACATCGTATGCTGAATGAATATAATGCAGAAGTAATCATGACACCAATGGGCTCGAAAATCGCTCGTTGGATCGATCCAGCTGATTTAGATGAACGCATGAGCTCTAGCCGGAATATCTTGGCAAGAGATCGCTTTGATCAGCCGTTGTTCTTATTTGAAAATCAATTTGCTATGCGTTGGTTTGCAGATAAATATCCAGATGTTGAATTGAAGAGTTTGATGTAA
- a CDS encoding DUF1002 domain-containing protein, which produces MKNKQKKLTVAMALLLITTGLYTGKTALATQGSTAESTSVSSSNTETTQSSEQTLQINAVALGNALTQEQKDFTLKELGIKGETPQYTTNGKDLMSFIPDGGFTPEWAVYSSVRMETQKKGAGISVDIATPKNITKITEAQYQNAALTAGITDAKLTVASAVPIDGSGALAGVYKIVEESGGIINRDRVGVAQDEMDVLSKITEENKDKDGYSDEALNAAQEQAKKELAAKTADGKNLTQADIQKTVENALQSQGIKDVMSSDQVKELTTLMSDMKDKNIFEDFVNQLDLSKTKEQIQEKSKGLWENIKGFFSGLWDSITGK; this is translated from the coding sequence ATGAAAAACAAACAAAAAAAACTCACTGTAGCGATGGCACTACTCTTGATCACTACAGGTTTATACACTGGTAAAACAGCATTGGCGACACAAGGTAGCACAGCAGAAAGTACTTCAGTAAGTTCTAGTAATACAGAGACGACGCAAAGTTCTGAGCAGACTCTACAAATCAACGCAGTTGCATTGGGTAACGCATTAACACAAGAGCAAAAGGACTTTACGTTAAAAGAATTAGGAATTAAAGGTGAAACACCCCAATATACAACAAATGGCAAGGATTTGATGAGTTTTATCCCTGATGGTGGTTTTACACCAGAATGGGCAGTGTATAGTTCTGTTCGGATGGAAACTCAGAAAAAAGGGGCTGGAATATCTGTAGATATCGCCACACCTAAAAATATCACGAAAATCACAGAAGCCCAGTATCAAAATGCGGCGTTGACAGCAGGAATCACAGATGCCAAATTAACCGTTGCATCTGCTGTGCCAATTGATGGTTCAGGAGCTTTAGCAGGTGTCTATAAAATCGTCGAAGAATCTGGTGGAATCATCAATCGAGACCGCGTAGGTGTTGCGCAGGACGAAATGGACGTACTATCTAAGATCACAGAAGAAAATAAAGACAAAGATGGTTATTCCGATGAAGCCTTGAATGCAGCGCAAGAACAAGCGAAAAAAGAATTGGCAGCAAAAACGGCTGATGGTAAAAATCTGACGCAAGCAGATATTCAAAAAACAGTTGAAAATGCCTTGCAAAGTCAAGGAATCAAAGATGTAATGTCATCAGATCAGGTGAAAGAATTAACGACTTTGATGAGTGATATGAAAGACAAAAATATTTTTGAAGATTTTGTTAATCAACTAGATTTGTCTAAAACGAAAGAACAAATTCAGGAGAAATCTAAAGGACTTTGGGAGAATATTAAAGGCTTCTTTAGCGGACTTTGGGATTCAATTACTGGGAAATAA
- a CDS encoding phosphocarrier protein HPr — MEKKEFHIVAETGIHARPATLLVQTASKFNSDINLEYKGKSVNLKSIMGVMSLGVGQGSDVTISVDGVDEADALAAIVDTMQKEGLSE, encoded by the coding sequence ATGGAAAAGAAAGAATTTCACATCGTAGCAGAAACAGGGATTCACGCTCGTCCAGCTACATTATTAGTACAAACTGCAAGTAAATTTAACTCAGATATTAACTTAGAATACAAAGGTAAATCTGTTAACCTTAAATCAATCATGGGCGTTATGTCTTTAGGCGTTGGCCAAGGTTCAGACGTAACAATCTCAGTTGACGGTGTTGACGAAGCTGATGCATTAGCAGCAATCGTAGACACAATGCAAAAAGAAGGATTGTCAGAATAA
- a CDS encoding helix-turn-helix domain-containing protein, whose amino-acid sequence MLESMMLEDTAKRKLTLFKLLTIFSNKQHSINFFEKRLDYSYSRVVYLLELIQQDLTKMIGKKEEILQVNGVHYKQDISYDMYYQFLITQSVPYQLLISILFYPNDNLAKFCEKNYHSRTTVVRKSKLLSDYFKRFNIKLNISQLSLSGDEKVIRITLYTLIWLASQGTNLPKINNNPIDYKKITKIISPYFPDSYSYSAHKQITLILDIVYLRVHSGNVLTEKTTIDPYIPSNKTYTKALFGDLICETKTLEAEAQFAAYLLISTPNFFRNNDYRLSLLNIYLKEQTNSATKLLDEFCTLFSNEFVPSDFSWNDEPILFGNVANIILSASIIEQPFPTLFHLINHSLYSKNEYYYRLFTKFKALFQKVSKRKNFSWLKDNIEQLSDTLAALLVPLYESFQVNNIVRIALIAESNYLLVQPLTQFIEELPFVQLVAYQENQLSSFDFIVATSSYLIPEECQKPSFVFRFSADNDDQYIGLYQAIKTIHNKKDINSI is encoded by the coding sequence ATGCTAGAATCGATGATGTTAGAAGACACCGCTAAACGTAAATTGACACTATTTAAATTGTTGACCATATTTTCTAATAAGCAACATAGCATCAATTTTTTTGAAAAAAGGTTAGATTATTCTTATAGCCGAGTCGTTTATCTTCTAGAATTGATTCAACAAGATCTCACTAAAATGATTGGAAAAAAAGAAGAAATTTTACAAGTGAACGGTGTGCATTATAAACAAGATATTTCTTATGATATGTATTATCAGTTTTTGATTACCCAAAGTGTTCCCTATCAATTATTAATCTCGATTCTTTTTTATCCAAATGACAACTTAGCCAAATTTTGCGAGAAAAACTACCATAGTAGAACTACCGTTGTTCGAAAATCCAAGTTGTTAAGTGATTATTTTAAACGGTTCAACATCAAATTGAATATCTCTCAATTAAGCCTTTCCGGTGATGAAAAGGTTATCCGAATAACATTGTACACACTGATCTGGTTAGCTTCACAAGGGACTAATCTACCAAAAATCAACAATAATCCAATCGATTATAAAAAAATCACCAAAATAATCAGTCCGTATTTCCCTGACAGTTACAGCTATTCAGCTCACAAACAAATCACCTTGATATTGGATATCGTTTATCTAAGAGTACACTCTGGAAATGTATTGACAGAAAAAACAACGATTGATCCTTATATTCCGTCAAATAAAACTTATACAAAAGCTTTATTTGGCGATCTGATCTGCGAGACAAAAACTTTGGAAGCAGAAGCTCAATTCGCAGCATATTTATTAATTTCTACACCAAATTTTTTCAGAAATAATGACTATCGACTATCATTGTTAAATATTTATTTAAAAGAACAGACAAATTCAGCGACTAAATTATTAGATGAATTTTGCACTTTATTTAGTAATGAGTTTGTCCCTAGTGACTTTTCTTGGAATGACGAACCCATTTTATTTGGAAATGTAGCAAATATTATTTTATCTGCTTCAATTATTGAACAACCATTTCCAACTTTGTTTCATTTGATTAATCATTCGCTTTATTCAAAAAATGAATATTACTACCGTTTATTCACAAAATTTAAAGCTTTATTTCAAAAAGTTTCAAAAAGAAAGAACTTTAGCTGGCTCAAAGATAATATTGAGCAATTATCAGACACATTAGCTGCCTTGTTAGTGCCACTTTATGAATCATTTCAAGTAAATAATATTGTACGGATTGCATTAATTGCAGAGTCTAATTATTTACTTGTCCAACCATTAACACAGTTTATTGAAGAGTTACCTTTTGTTCAATTAGTTGCTTATCAGGAGAATCAGTTATCTTCTTTTGACTTTATCGTCGCTACTTCTTCGTATTTAATACCAGAAGAATGCCAAAAACCATCATTTGTTTTTCGCTTTTCAGCTGATAACGACGATCAATATATTGGTCTCTACCAAGCGATCAAAACCATCCATAATAAAAAAGACATTAATTCTATTTAA
- a CDS encoding CatB-related O-acetyltransferase: MKNNNKFEKWSDTVYLKELVTNPLIEVGDFSYYSGYYSNQNFEDGCVRYLWGDPLTRAAFDPVRDMGWHLDKLIIGNYVCIAGGATILMGGNHNHHPDWITVYPFASHVEKSYEPKGDTVIKSDAWIGMNAMIMPGVTIGEGAVIAAGSMVIKDVPPYTIVGGNPAKVIKQRFSDNEIKMLLELRWFDWTEEQVEAAMDILMSNSIEELYCYYKKHILN, from the coding sequence ATGAAGAACAATAATAAATTTGAAAAATGGTCAGATACAGTCTATTTGAAAGAGTTAGTGACGAATCCATTAATAGAGGTCGGTGATTTTTCTTATTATTCTGGTTACTACAGCAATCAGAATTTTGAAGATGGTTGTGTTCGTTATTTATGGGGAGATCCATTAACAAGAGCGGCCTTTGATCCTGTCAGAGATATGGGCTGGCATCTAGATAAATTGATTATTGGAAATTATGTTTGCATTGCAGGTGGTGCCACGATTTTAATGGGTGGTAATCACAATCACCATCCAGATTGGATCACTGTTTATCCTTTTGCTAGTCATGTAGAAAAATCTTATGAACCAAAAGGCGATACAGTCATTAAAAGTGATGCTTGGATTGGGATGAATGCGATGATCATGCCAGGTGTTACGATTGGTGAAGGAGCTGTAATCGCAGCAGGTTCTATGGTTATAAAAGACGTGCCACCTTATACGATTGTTGGTGGTAATCCAGCGAAAGTGATAAAACAAAGATTCTCAGATAATGAAATTAAGATGCTTTTAGAACTGAGATGGTTCGATTGGACAGAAGAACAGGTCGAAGCGGCTATGGATATTTTGATGAGTAACTCTATTGAGGAACTATATTGTTATTATAAAAAACACATCTTAAATTAA
- the ptsP gene encoding phosphoenolpyruvate--protein phosphotransferase translates to MSEMLKGIAASDGVAIAKAYLLVQPDLSFDKKSVDDTSAEESRLDDALAKSTTELQAIREKAAQSLGEEEAQVFDAHLMVLADPEMIGQIKQNIQDNKVNAESALKEVTDMYIGMFEAMDDNAYMQERAADIRDVAKRILAHLLGVTLPNPSMINEEVVVVAHDLTPSDTAQLDRTYVKAFVTDIGGRTSHSAIMARSLEIPAIVGTKEITAKVKEGDILAVNGIDGDVIVHPTDAEKADFEAKGKEYADLKVEWEKLKNAETVTADGKHIELAANIGTPKDLDGVHNNGAEAVGLYRTEFLYMDSPDFPTEDEQYTAYTAVLEGMNGKPVVVRTMDIGGDKELPYLQLPHEMNPFLGYRALRISLSERGDEMFRTQMRALLRASVHGNLRIMFPMVATLKEFRAAKKIFEEEKAKLVSEGTKVSDTIQVGIMIEIPAAAVIADKFAKEVDFFSIGTNDLIQYTMAADRMNERVSYLYQPYNPSILRLIKNVIDASHAEGKWTGMCGEMGGDQMAVPLLVGMGLDEFSMSATSILQTRSLMKRLDTKKMAELADRALNDCDTMEEVIDLVKEYTK, encoded by the coding sequence ATGTCTGAAATGCTAAAGGGAATTGCCGCAAGTGATGGTGTTGCTATTGCTAAAGCTTACCTGTTAGTTCAACCTGATTTATCTTTCGACAAAAAATCCGTAGATGATACATCTGCTGAAGAAAGTCGTTTAGATGATGCTTTAGCAAAATCCACGACTGAGTTGCAAGCAATCAGAGAAAAAGCAGCGCAAAGCCTTGGTGAAGAAGAAGCGCAAGTATTTGATGCACATTTAATGGTTTTAGCTGACCCAGAAATGATCGGTCAAATCAAACAAAACATTCAAGATAACAAAGTAAATGCTGAATCAGCATTAAAAGAAGTAACAGATATGTATATCGGCATGTTCGAAGCGATGGATGATAATGCCTACATGCAAGAACGTGCAGCAGATATCCGTGACGTTGCAAAACGTATTTTAGCTCATTTATTAGGTGTTACTCTTCCTAATCCTTCAATGATCAACGAAGAGGTAGTTGTGGTTGCCCATGACTTAACACCAAGTGATACTGCTCAATTAGATCGTACGTATGTGAAAGCATTCGTAACGGATATTGGCGGACGCACATCACATTCAGCGATTATGGCTCGCTCTCTTGAAATTCCTGCAATCGTAGGAACAAAAGAAATCACTGCCAAAGTCAAAGAAGGCGATATTTTAGCAGTCAACGGAATCGATGGCGATGTTATCGTTCACCCAACTGATGCTGAAAAAGCTGACTTTGAAGCAAAAGGCAAAGAGTATGCTGATCTTAAAGTTGAATGGGAAAAACTAAAAAATGCTGAAACAGTAACTGCTGATGGTAAACACATCGAGTTAGCTGCAAACATTGGTACTCCTAAAGATTTAGATGGCGTACACAACAATGGTGCGGAAGCTGTTGGTTTATATCGTACAGAATTCCTTTACATGGATTCTCCAGATTTCCCAACAGAAGATGAACAATATACAGCTTATACTGCAGTACTTGAAGGCATGAACGGCAAACCTGTCGTGGTTCGTACAATGGATATCGGTGGAGATAAAGAATTACCTTATCTTCAATTACCGCATGAAATGAACCCATTCTTAGGTTACCGTGCTTTACGTATCAGCTTGTCTGAACGTGGCGACGAGATGTTCCGTACACAAATGCGCGCATTATTACGTGCTTCTGTTCACGGTAACTTACGTATCATGTTCCCGATGGTTGCAACGTTAAAAGAATTTAGAGCAGCGAAGAAAATCTTTGAAGAAGAAAAAGCAAAATTAGTTTCTGAAGGAACAAAAGTTTCTGATACGATTCAAGTTGGTATCATGATTGAAATTCCTGCAGCGGCTGTAATTGCGGATAAATTCGCCAAAGAAGTTGATTTCTTCAGTATTGGAACAAATGATTTGATTCAATACACAATGGCAGCAGACCGTATGAACGAACGCGTTTCTTACCTTTACCAACCATATAACCCATCAATTCTACGTTTGATTAAAAACGTGATTGATGCATCTCATGCAGAAGGTAAATGGACTGGTATGTGTGGAGAAATGGGTGGCGATCAAATGGCTGTACCATTATTGGTAGGAATGGGCTTAGATGAGTTCTCAATGAGTGCGACATCTATTCTTCAAACTCGTAGCTTAATGAAACGTCTAGACACTAAGAAAATGGCTGAACTTGCGGATCGTGCGTTGAATGACTGCGATACAATGGAAGAAGTTATTGACTTGGTTAAAGAGTATACGAAGTAA